DNA sequence from the Staphylococcus epidermidis genome:
GATAATAAATATCCAGTTTTTGAAGATTATAATGGTACTCACATCATGTCTCCAAATGATATCTGTTTAATAGAAGAATTAGAGCCTTTTTTTGAGGCAGGAATAGATGCGTTTAAGATAGATGGTATTTTACAAAGTGAAGAATATATAAATGTAGTCACAGAGCAATATCGAGAAGCTATAGATTTATTTAATGAAGATCCGGATGCATATGAAGATGAAAAATTCATGCTCGTTGATCCTATAGAAGAAATACAACCTGAACATCGTCCATTCGACGAAGGTTTCTTGTATAAACAAACAGTATATTAAGGAGGCTTATCATTAAAATGAAAACTTTAGAAGAAGTTAAATCCAAAACCCAAAAGATAATGAAAAAGCCTGAACTACTTGCACCAGCTGGTAACTTAGAGAAACTTAAGATTGCTGTTCATTATGGTGCAGATGCAGTGTTTTTAGGTGGCCAAGAATATGGATTACGTTCTAATGCTGATAATTTTACTATGGAAGAAATTGCTGAAGGTGTAGACTTTGCTAATCGTTATGGCGCTAAAATTTATGTTACAACGAATATTATTGCACATGATGAAAATATGGAGGGACTAGAAGAGTACTTACAAAACCTTGAATCTACAGGTGCTACTGGTATCATAGTAGCGGATCCTCTTATCATAGAAACTTGTAAAAAAGTTGCGCCCAGATTAGAAATTCATTTATCAACACAACAATCACTTTCAAATTATAAAGCTGTTGAATTTTGGAAACAAGAAGGATTAGACCGTGTTGTACTTGCACGTGAAACTGGTGCAATGGAAATGAGTGAAATGAAAGAAAAAGTTGATATTGAAATAGAAGCGTTTATACATGGCGCAATGTGTATCGCATATTCTGGTCGTTGTACTTTAAGTAATCATATGACAGCTCGAGATTCTAATCGAGGTGGTTGTTGTCAGAGTTGTCGTTGGGACTATGATTTACTTGAAGTTGATAGTGATGGAGAATTAGATTTATATTACGACAATAGTGATGTTACTCCTTTTGCAATGAGTCCTAAAGATTTAAAATTAATAGAATCTATACCTCAAATGATGGAATTAGGCATCGATTCGTTAAAAATTGAGGGACGAATGAAATCTATACATTATATTGCCACAGTTGTTTCTGTATATCGTAAAGTCATTGATGCATATGCCGAGGACCCCGAAAACTTTAAAATAAAAACGGAATGGTTAATGGAATTAAATAAATGTGCCAATCGTGACACAGCACCAGCTTTCTTTCAAGGTACACCTGGTTATGAAGAGCAAATGTTTGGTGAAGAACAGTCTAAAAAATCATCTTATGATTTTTGTGGCCTCGTGCTAGATTATGACCATGAAACACAATTAGCAACAATACAGCAGAGAAATCATTTTAAACCAGGACAAGAAATTGAGTTCTTTGGTCCAGAAATTGATAGTTTTAAACAAGTTGTTGAAGCGATTTACGACGAAGAAGGTAATTCTTTAGATGCAGCACGTCATCCATTACAAATTGTACAAATTAAAGTAGATAAGCCTATTTATTCTAACAACATGATGAGAAAGGAAATTGGCTAATGAATCAGACAACGATTATTGGCATTGCAGGGGGTTCAGGCTCTGGGAAAACCACAGTTACTAATGCAATCATGAAGAATTTAGAAGGTCATAGTGTCGCACTCTTAGCACAAGATTATTACTATAAAGATCAATCACATTTAACTTTTGAAGAACGGCTTGAAACAAATTATGACCACCCATTTGCATTTGATAATGATTTACTTATTCATAATTTAAAAGATTTAAGAAATGGAAAACCAGTAGAGGTACCTACGTACGATTATTCTCAACATACACGTAGTAAAGAAACAATTGCATTTGATCCAAAAGATGTTATTATCGTAGAAGGTATCTTTGCTTTAGAAAACAACACATTACGAGACATGATGGATGTGAAAATTTATGTCGATACTGATGCTGATTTACGAATTTTACGTAGGCTTACAAGAGATACTAAAGAGCGTGGTCGTACAATGGAATCAGTAATTAATCAATATCTTAATGTAGTAAGACCTATGCATGAGCAATTTATTGAACCTACAAAAAAGCATGCTGACATCATAATTCCTGAAGGAGGCAGCAATAAAGTTGCCATAGATATTATGACTACTAAAATCCAGTCACTCGTAAGCAAAAAATAGTAATTTTTATAGTAAAGGAAGATGAGATTTATGGAAAACCAAAAACAATATCCTATGACTCAAGAAGGTTATGAGAAACTTGAACAAGAATTAGAAGAATTAAAAACGGTTAAAAGACCTGAGGTAGTTGAAAAAATAAAAGTAGCTCGTTCATTTGGAGACCTATCTGAGAACTCTGAATATGATGCTGCTAAAGATGAACAAGGCTTTATTGAACAAGATATACAACGTATTGAACATATGATTAGAAATGCGTTAATCATTGAAGATAACGGTGATAACAATGTAGTTCAAATTGGTAAAACAGTTACTTTTATTGAATTACCTGGAGATGAAGAAGAAAGTTATCAAATCGTTGGTTCTGCTGAAGCTGACGCATTTAAAGGAAAAATTTCTAACGAATCTCCAATGGCAAAAGCACTAATCGGTAAAGGATTAAATGATCAAGTACGTGTTCCACTTCCTAACGGTGGCGAAATGAATGTTAAAATCGTTGAAATTAAATAATTTACTAAATGGGGGAAATCGAACTTAAATATCATTGAAGTACTTTCCAAACTCGGTTCCGGATAGTAATATATATAAATTTTGAGTTCAATGAGTCTGGGATATAATTCCTAGCAAAATAGCCAGTAAATGAATTTTTTATAAATTCATTACTGGCTTCTTTATTGTATAAAGAAAACCATGCGCTATGCGTATGGTTCAGAAAAGGTTTTACCGTTATCTAAAAAAACATCTCATCATGCTAGAATATATATTGGTCAGCCAACCAAAATATTCAACACGAGGAGATGCTTTTTTATGTCATCTGACACAAACAGTTTAGCACATACAAAATGGAATTGTAAGTATCACATAGTCTTTGTACCAAAATATAGAAGACAAGTGATATACGGAAAAATCAAAAGAGATATTGGAGTTATTTTACGTCAACTATGTGAAAGAAAAGGCGTAGAAATAATAGAAGCAGAAGCATCTAAAGATCATATTCATATGTTAGTTAGTATTCCACCTAAATTAGGAGTATCCTCATTTGTTGGATATTTAAAAGGTAAAAGCAGTTTAATGATTTTTGATAGACATGCTAATTTAAAATATAGATATGGAAATAGAAAGTTTTGGTGTAAAGGATTTTATGTAGATACAGTAGGTAGAAATAAAAAGGTAATTGAAAATTACATTCGTAATCAATTACAAGAAGATATCGTTGCAGATCAAATTTCAATGGAAGAATACCTAGATCCCTTTACAGGAGAAGAAATTAAAAAAAGACGAAAAAAATAGTACCCCTTTAGGGGTGCTGGGAAAGTAGTGCAGTTGGCTGACCTATCAGTGCCCTTTTAGGGCTGGCCAGTAAGAAAGGCTTATAGCCGTAGAACAAACCACCCGTTCATACGGGTGGTTTTGATTTACTTATCCTGGAACTTTATGTCCCTGACTCATAAAAAGTGCATTATACTTGTAGTTTGATAGTTATGATTACACTTCAATGCACTTTAAAAGTTGAGACTATTTTCGATGTCTCAGGTATTTTGTGTAATTTGAGAATGGTTTAAATAAATGTTTGATGAGGTTTTATCCACCAAAATATGACAAACTGTTATCAATATGATTAAATGATAATAGAAATTTAATGTTTGGAAGTTTGCAATAATTAAGATAACCCAATAACTTTAATTCAATTTATTATTTGTTATTATTAGCTATTTGAATTAATTATTAAACAACATCTTTATTGCAATGGTACAATAAAATTGTTGTAACAAATAATTCCTTAGTATTTTTAAAAGGAGGGATTTTGTTTTGAGGACACAATTTATTAATGAACAAACAATGATGATTTACTTTGAAAATGAAATTAGTGAATCAACTTTCAAAAAGGTACAACAAACAATTCAATATATAAAATCGAAAAATTTATCTGAAATAACAAACATGATACCTTCATATCGTGCTATTCTAATTTACTTTGATAATTCGGGGATAAACGGAACTGAATTATTAGAAAATTTAGAACTCGATGAAAATTCGAACAGTAGAAAACAATCACATTTTAAACAGCGTATCATTCATATACCTGTATTATATGGTGGAGATTTTGGTCCAGATTTATCAGAAGTAGCTAACGTTAATAAATTAAGTCAGGAAGAAGTTATTCAAATACATACACAACAACCTTATCTAATCTATATGCTTGGGTTTATGCCGGGTTTCCCATACTTAGGTGGATTGGATGCTAAGTTGCACACACCTAGACGGTCTGAACCTAGAATCAAAATTAACGCTGGTTCTGTTGGAATAGCAAATAATCAAACAGGTTTATATCCTATGGACTCACCTGGTGGTTGGCAGATAATTGGTCGCACACCAATAAAAGTCTTTGATTTAAATAGGACACCAATGACGTTATATGAAGCTGGTGATTACATACAATTTTATAGTATAAATTATCAAGAGTTTGAAAAAATATCAAACGATATTAATAAAGGAAAATTTGATATAGATAAGTGGGTGACATATCAAGATGAGTATTAAAATTTTAAAGCCTGGCCTGTTTTCAACAATTCAAGATATAGGTAGATTAGGGTATCAGGATTTAGGATTTTCTGAAGCAGGTGCATTAGATTACTATAGTTTATCTATTGCCCAAAAACTTATCGGAAATCATGGACCAGCAATTGAATATACTTTAGTAGGTCCTAATATAGAATTTTTAACAGACAATACTTTTGCCATTGTCGGTGGTGATTCAGAACCGAAACTTAATGGTAACAAAATTGACTTATTAACTGTTTATCATGTAAGAAATGGAGACCAATTAGACATTGGTCAAATCACTGAAGGAGCAAGAGGATATATTGTTTTTGGACACCCACTTAAAATTAATAAAGTGGCTCAAAGCTATTCTACACATGTTAGAAGTGGAATGGGCGGATTTAAAGGTCGTGCATTAAAGAAATACGATGTTATTGCAACTCAAGTAAATCATAACTATAAAACTAATTTAGGAAAAACAATTGATTTCTCATCTATACCTGATAATAATTACATACACGTCATTGAAGGACCTCAGATCAATGAATTTGATGAAGAAACGATAGCTAAATTCGTAAATAGCGATTTCAAAATTTCTGATCAATCAGATCGAATGGGATACAGATTAAAAGGTAATACAGTAGCACCTAAAAATAGTGCTGATATCATTTCTGAACCTGTCGCTTTGGGAAGTATTCAAGTACCTAACGATGGTAATCCCATTATTCTTTTAAATGATAAGCAAACAATTGGTGGTTATACAAAAATTGCAACGGTAACACAATTAGATTTAAGAAAATTAGCACAGATGAAGCCTGGAGACATTATACAGTTTAAATGGATAACTGTTGAAGAAGCTTCAAAAAAGCTTAAAGAATTTAATACTAAATTTGAACAATTATTAAAGCGTTTTGATGAGCAACCATTGTTTAACCTAAATCAACTTAGACATACTTCTAATAAAATCGCAGAAATAATTAAGGAGGATAGATAAATGGATATTAAAAAAATTGAGGAAGTCATTAAATTGGTAAAAGCTAATGATGTAAAAAAATTTAAGTATAAGGACTCTCATAATGAAATAGAACTTGATTTTACTAATGGAGCATCTCAACAACATTCGCAACAATCATCTCAAGATATTCAACAAGAGAATATTAAATCCTTAGATGAAAAGCAAGAGTCCATATCAAATGACCAGCAAGAGATTAAATCTCCTATGGTTGGAACATTTTTCTTACAAGATAGTAAAGAACTAACAGAACCTAAGATTAAAGTTGGCGATACTGTAACTGAAGGAGATATTATCGGTTACATTGAAGCTATGAAAGTTATGAATGAAGTAACTACGGATGTTACTGGTGAGGTCACTGAAATATTAGTAGAACATGGAGACAATGTTGAATATGATCAGCTACTAGTCAGAGTTAAATAGGAGGAATTCAATGATGTATCGATGTTTGATTGCAAATAGAGGCGAAATAGCAGTAAGAATTATAAGAGCTTGTAGAGAGCTTAACATAGAGACAGTTGCCATTTATGCAAAAGGTGATGAAAATAGCTTACATGTAAGTTTAGCCGATCAAGCAATATGCATAGGTGAAGCAAATCCATTAGACAGTTATTTAAATATTGATCGTATTATATCTGCTGCAAAAGTTACAGAATCAAACGTAATTCACCCTGGCTATGGTTTCTTATCGGAATCTACGAATTTTGCGAAAGCCGTTGAAGACAATCATATACATTTTATTGGACCTAGTAAGACAACTATGGAAATGATGGGGGATAAAATTACTGCCAGACAAACTGTTAAACAAGCAGGAGTACCTGTTATACCAGGTTCTAATGATGCTGTTCAAAGTGTAGATGAAATTAAATTATTATCCAAAGAAATAGGATTTCCAGTTGTACTAAAAGCAGCTAGTGGTGGTGGTGGGAAAGGCATCAGAATTGTTAAAGAAGCATCTCATTTGGATCAGGCTTTGAAAGAAGCTAAAAGTGAAGGACAAAAATATTTTAATGATGATCGAGTGTATGTAGAGGCGTTCATACCAGTAGCAAAACATGTAGAAGTGCAGATTATCGGAGACGGTAAAAATAACTATGTTCACTTAGGTGAACGCGATTGTTCTGTTCAACGAAAGAATCAAAAATTAATAGAAGAAGCGCCTTGTGCTGCATTAACTGAAGAAAGAAGAACAAGAATATGTGGCGACGCAGTTAAAGTAGCTCAAGCTTCAAGATATCGTAGTGCTGGAACAATAGAATTTTTAGTTACAGAAGATGCACATTATTTTATTGAAATGAATGCTCGTATTCAAGTTGAACATACAGTTACAGAAATGCGTGCTGATAGAGACCTATTACAAGCTCAGTTATATTTATTAACACACGGTGAATTACCATTCACTCAGAAAGATATTTTATTTAATGGTCATGTAATTGAGGCGCGTATAAATGCTGAAAATCCTGAAAAAAACTTTTTACCCACTCCAGGAAAAGTTAATAAATTACACTTACCACAAGGATTTAATATACGTGTAGATTCTTTACTTTACACAGGTTATCAGGTTTCTCCTTATTATGATTCACTTGTAGCTAAAGTGATTGTAAAGGATTCTAATAGACAAACTGCTATTAATAAATTAAAAGTTGCGTTAGATGAAATGGTCATCGAAGGTTTTACTACTACAGCTGACTTTTTATATGCGGTTTTAAATTATCCAATATATGCAAAAGGCGATGCCAGTAAAGTAGATATAAAATTTCTTGAAAAACATCAAATCATTAAAGAGGTGAAATGAAGTTGAAAATTGATTTAAATTGTGATTTAGGAGAAGCTTTTGGTAACTATACATTCGGTGGAGATCAGCACATTTTACCATTAATAACTTCTGCTAATATTGCTTGTGGTTATCATGCAGGTGATGAAGATGTTATGAATGAAACTGTTCAATTAGCGAAAAAAAATAATATAAGTATTGGAGCACATCCGGGTCTTCCTGATTTGAAAGGCTTTGGTCGTCGTAAAATGGATCTTACTCCAAATGAAATTTATAACTTAGTTATATATCAATTAGGTGCGTTAAGTGGCTTTTGTAAAATCAATCATGTAAAAATGATGCATGTTAAACCTCATGGTGCCCTTTATCAAATGGGGGCTAGAAATAAAGAAATTGCACATGCAATTGCTCAAGCAGTTTTTGATTTCGACTCAAATCTAATTTTCGTCGGCTTAGCGAATACATTACTTATTTCGGAAGCTGAATTAGTGGGGCTTAAGGTAGCTTCGGAAGTATTTGCTGACCGTCGTTATGAAGATGACGGACAATTGGTAAGTAGAAAAAAAACCGATGCCACTATCACTAATACTGACGAAGCAATCCAACAAGCATTAAAAATGGTTTTGGAAAATAAAGTTGTAAGTAAAAATGGAAAAATCATCGATTTGAAAGCTGATACAATTTGTGTTCACGGAGATGGAAAACACGCATTAGAATTTGTTACGCAAATTAGAAATGAATTAATGAAAGAAGGCATTGATATTCAATCCTTATAGGGGGTCAAAAGATGGGGGAAAATACAAAACAAGATTTCAATCAAAAAGGACAAAATTTTAAATTCACAAAAAAACATAGACGATTATTATATGGTTCAGTTTTTTTAATGGCTACATCAGCTATTGGTCCAGCATTTCTGACTCAAACTGCAGTGTTTACTGCACAATTTTATGCTAGTTTTGCATTTGCAATATTAATTTCTATTATTATAGATATAGGCGCTCAAATAAATATTTGGAGAATATTAGTGGTAACTGGATTACGTGGACAAGAAATATCTAATAAAGTATTACCTGGACTTGGTACTATTATCTCCATACTAATTGCATTTGGTGGTCTCGCATTTAACATAGGTAATATTGCTGGTGCAGGTTTAGGTTTAAATGCAATGTTTGGTCTTGATGTAAAATGGGGTGCTGCAATAACAGCTATTTTTGCGATACTTATCTTTGTTAGTAGAAGTGGTCAGAAAATAATGGATGTTATTAGTATGATTCTAGGTATCGTAATGATTTTAGTAGTCGCTTATGTCATGGTTGTTTCAAATCCCCCTTATGGAGATGCATTAGTACATACATTTGCACCTGAACATCCTTTCAAACTTATATTACCTATAATTACATTAGTTGGTGGTACAGTAGGGGGTTATATTACTTTTGCAGGTGCACATAGAATTCTAGATTCTGGTATAAAAGGTAAGTCATACCTTCCTTTCGTAAATCGATCTGCTGTAGCAGGTATTTTAACAACTGGTGTCATGCGCACCTTATTGTTTTTAGCTGTACTAGGTGTTGTTGTAACTGGCGTTACGCTTAGTTCAGAAAATCCACCAGCATCAGTTTTCCAACATGCATTAGGTCCTATAGGTAAAAATATTTTTGGCGTAGTAATATTTGCAGCAGCAATGTCCTCAGTAATTGGTTCTGCATATACAAGCGCAACATTTTTAAAAACACTACACAAATCGTTACTCAATAAAAATAATCTTATCGTTATTACATTTATTGTAATTTCAACTTTTGTTTTCTTATTTATTGGTAAACCGGTGAGTTTACTTATAATAGCTGGTGCGATTAATGGTTGGATTCTACCAATCACATTAGGTGCAATTCTCATTGCAAGTAGGAAAAAATCTATCGTTGGTAATTACCAACACCCAACATGGATGCTTGTTTTTGGTATTATAGCCGTAATTGTCACAATAATGACTGGTATCTTTTCATTACAAGATTTAGCAAGTCTTTGGAAAGGTTAATTGTATAATAAAGTTCTATGACTACCCGCAACTGTTTTTAAATCAATTGCAGGGTAGTTTTTAATTATAAATAAGAAGAGATATTATTTAATCATAGTGATTTAAGCATTGATACTTTAAAACTAGCTATCGTGGAGATATTTAAAATGTGATAAAATACTTATGCTAATGCTTTATAAATGAGGTGTGAAAAGATATATGATAGGAATTATTGGAGCAATGGAAGAAGAAGTGACGATTTTAAAGCGTAAATTGAATGATATGAATGAAATAAATATTGCGCATGTTAAATTTTATGTTGGCAAGCTAAACCACAAAGAGGTGGTTTTAACACAAAGTGGTATAGGTAAAGTTAATGCTTCTATCTCAACGACTTTGTTAATAGAAAAATTTAATCCAGAAGTCGTCATTAATACTGGATCAGCAGGTGCACTAGATCAAACACTATCTATTGGAGATATATTAGTGAGTAATCATGTATTATATCATGATGCTAATGCTACAGCGTTTGGTTATGAATATGGACAAATACCTCAAATGCCTAAAACTTATACTACTGATCCTACTTTGTTGAAAAAAACAATGCATGTATTAGAACAACAACAACTGAATGGTAAAGTAGGTATGATTGTTAGTGGTGATAGTTTTATAGGTAGCTCAGAACAGCGACAAAAAATTAAGCAACAATTTCCAGAAGCTATGGCTGTCGAAATGGAGGCAACTGCAATTGCGCAAACATGTTATCAATTTAAAGTACCATTTATCGTAACTAGAGCTGTTTCTGATTTAGCAAACGGTAAAGCCGATATTTCTTTTGAAGAATTTTTAGATAAAGCAGCTTTATCATC
Encoded proteins:
- a CDS encoding NRAMP family divalent metal transporter, with translation MGENTKQDFNQKGQNFKFTKKHRRLLYGSVFLMATSAIGPAFLTQTAVFTAQFYASFAFAILISIIIDIGAQINIWRILVVTGLRGQEISNKVLPGLGTIISILIAFGGLAFNIGNIAGAGLGLNAMFGLDVKWGAAITAIFAILIFVSRSGQKIMDVISMILGIVMILVVAYVMVVSNPPYGDALVHTFAPEHPFKLILPIITLVGGTVGGYITFAGAHRILDSGIKGKSYLPFVNRSAVAGILTTGVMRTLLFLAVLGVVVTGVTLSSENPPASVFQHALGPIGKNIFGVVIFAAAMSSVIGSAYTSATFLKTLHKSLLNKNNLIVITFIVISTFVFLFIGKPVSLLIIAGAINGWILPITLGAILIASRKKSIVGNYQHPTWMLVFGIIAVIVTIMTGIFSLQDLASLWKG
- a CDS encoding peptidase U32 family protein, with the protein product MKTLEEVKSKTQKIMKKPELLAPAGNLEKLKIAVHYGADAVFLGGQEYGLRSNADNFTMEEIAEGVDFANRYGAKIYVTTNIIAHDENMEGLEEYLQNLESTGATGIIVADPLIIETCKKVAPRLEIHLSTQQSLSNYKAVEFWKQEGLDRVVLARETGAMEMSEMKEKVDIEIEAFIHGAMCIAYSGRCTLSNHMTARDSNRGGCCQSCRWDYDLLEVDSDGELDLYYDNSDVTPFAMSPKDLKLIESIPQMMELGIDSLKIEGRMKSIHYIATVVSVYRKVIDAYAEDPENFKIKTEWLMELNKCANRDTAPAFFQGTPGYEEQMFGEEQSKKSSYDFCGLVLDYDHETQLATIQQRNHFKPGQEIEFFGPEIDSFKQVVEAIYDEEGNSLDAARHPLQIVQIKVDKPIYSNNMMRKEIG
- the greA gene encoding transcription elongation factor GreA encodes the protein MENQKQYPMTQEGYEKLEQELEELKTVKRPEVVEKIKVARSFGDLSENSEYDAAKDEQGFIEQDIQRIEHMIRNALIIEDNGDNNVVQIGKTVTFIELPGDEEESYQIVGSAEADAFKGKISNESPMAKALIGKGLNDQVRVPLPNGGEMNVKIVEIK
- the pxpB gene encoding 5-oxoprolinase subunit PxpB; the protein is MRTQFINEQTMMIYFENEISESTFKKVQQTIQYIKSKNLSEITNMIPSYRAILIYFDNSGINGTELLENLELDENSNSRKQSHFKQRIIHIPVLYGGDFGPDLSEVANVNKLSQEEVIQIHTQQPYLIYMLGFMPGFPYLGGLDAKLHTPRRSEPRIKINAGSVGIANNQTGLYPMDSPGGWQIIGRTPIKVFDLNRTPMTLYEAGDYIQFYSINYQEFEKISNDINKGKFDIDKWVTYQDEY
- a CDS encoding acetyl-CoA carboxylase biotin carboxyl carrier protein, producing the protein MDIKKIEEVIKLVKANDVKKFKYKDSHNEIELDFTNGASQQHSQQSSQDIQQENIKSLDEKQESISNDQQEIKSPMVGTFFLQDSKELTEPKIKVGDTVTEGDIIGYIEAMKVMNEVTTDVTGEVTEILVEHGDNVEYDQLLVRVK
- the tnpA gene encoding IS200/IS605-like element ISSep3 family transposase, which codes for MSSDTNSLAHTKWNCKYHIVFVPKYRRQVIYGKIKRDIGVILRQLCERKGVEIIEAEASKDHIHMLVSIPPKLGVSSFVGYLKGKSSLMIFDRHANLKYRYGNRKFWCKGFYVDTVGRNKKVIENYIRNQLQEDIVADQISMEEYLDPFTGEEIKKRRKK
- a CDS encoding acetyl/propionyl/methylcrotonyl-CoA carboxylase subunit alpha translates to MYRCLIANRGEIAVRIIRACRELNIETVAIYAKGDENSLHVSLADQAICIGEANPLDSYLNIDRIISAAKVTESNVIHPGYGFLSESTNFAKAVEDNHIHFIGPSKTTMEMMGDKITARQTVKQAGVPVIPGSNDAVQSVDEIKLLSKEIGFPVVLKAASGGGGKGIRIVKEASHLDQALKEAKSEGQKYFNDDRVYVEAFIPVAKHVEVQIIGDGKNNYVHLGERDCSVQRKNQKLIEEAPCAALTEERRTRICGDAVKVAQASRYRSAGTIEFLVTEDAHYFIEMNARIQVEHTVTEMRADRDLLQAQLYLLTHGELPFTQKDILFNGHVIEARINAENPEKNFLPTPGKVNKLHLPQGFNIRVDSLLYTGYQVSPYYDSLVAKVIVKDSNRQTAINKLKVALDEMVIEGFTTTADFLYAVLNYPIYAKGDASKVDIKFLEKHQIIKEVK
- a CDS encoding biotin-dependent carboxyltransferase family protein, coding for MSIKILKPGLFSTIQDIGRLGYQDLGFSEAGALDYYSLSIAQKLIGNHGPAIEYTLVGPNIEFLTDNTFAIVGGDSEPKLNGNKIDLLTVYHVRNGDQLDIGQITEGARGYIVFGHPLKINKVAQSYSTHVRSGMGGFKGRALKKYDVIATQVNHNYKTNLGKTIDFSSIPDNNYIHVIEGPQINEFDEETIAKFVNSDFKISDQSDRMGYRLKGNTVAPKNSADIISEPVALGSIQVPNDGNPIILLNDKQTIGGYTKIATVTQLDLRKLAQMKPGDIIQFKWITVEEASKKLKEFNTKFEQLLKRFDEQPLFNLNQLRHTSNKIAEIIKEDR
- a CDS encoding 5'-methylthioadenosine/adenosylhomocysteine nucleosidase, coding for MIGIIGAMEEEVTILKRKLNDMNEINIAHVKFYVGKLNHKEVVLTQSGIGKVNASISTTLLIEKFNPEVVINTGSAGALDQTLSIGDILVSNHVLYHDANATAFGYEYGQIPQMPKTYTTDPTLLKKTMHVLEQQQLNGKVGMIVSGDSFIGSSEQRQKIKQQFPEAMAVEMEATAIAQTCYQFKVPFIVTRAVSDLANGKADISFEEFLDKAALSSSETVSLLVESL
- the pxpA gene encoding 5-oxoprolinase subunit PxpA, which encodes MKIDLNCDLGEAFGNYTFGGDQHILPLITSANIACGYHAGDEDVMNETVQLAKKNNISIGAHPGLPDLKGFGRRKMDLTPNEIYNLVIYQLGALSGFCKINHVKMMHVKPHGALYQMGARNKEIAHAIAQAVFDFDSNLIFVGLANTLLISEAELVGLKVASEVFADRRYEDDGQLVSRKKTDATITNTDEAIQQALKMVLENKVVSKNGKIIDLKADTICVHGDGKHALEFVTQIRNELMKEGIDIQSL
- the udk gene encoding uridine kinase, which encodes MNQTTIIGIAGGSGSGKTTVTNAIMKNLEGHSVALLAQDYYYKDQSHLTFEERLETNYDHPFAFDNDLLIHNLKDLRNGKPVEVPTYDYSQHTRSKETIAFDPKDVIIVEGIFALENNTLRDMMDVKIYVDTDADLRILRRLTRDTKERGRTMESVINQYLNVVRPMHEQFIEPTKKHADIIIPEGGSNKVAIDIMTTKIQSLVSKK